Proteins encoded together in one Anoxybacillus flavithermus window:
- a CDS encoding phage holin family protein: protein MEAILSVEFTAYVALAVLLYAIREATNIPNRYIPIVAVVLGVAFSIFEKNAFSFEVLVQGLQICTVRCWFGGDCEICT from the coding sequence ATGGAAGCTATTCTTTCAGTTGAATTTACCGCGTATGTAGCGTTGGCCGTGTTGTTGTATGCCATTCGTGAAGCAACAAACATTCCTAATCGCTATATCCCAATTGTCGCGGTTGTGTTAGGCGTTGCTTTCTCTATCTTTGAGAAGAACGCTTTTTCTTTTGAAGTGTTAGTCCAGGGGCTTCAAATATGCACTGTACGGTGTTGGTTCGGTGGCGACTGTGAAATATGCACTTGA
- the tnpC gene encoding IS66 family transposase: MLTVQQAVFTVESLISKVQQQKQLITHQQQVIEQLLKENKQLRKENEQLKYRVQELEARTKKNSSNSHLPPSSDRFANTRSSRQPSGNKPGGQEGHQGTTLRQVEHPHHRVVHRVHTCQGCGVSLRDVKPFKVDIRQVFDVPPVAIEVTQHEREVKSCPHCRCVQQAEFPSHVTNHVQYGPRLTALVVYLHHIQLIPYKRLSDTIEALYQHSISTGTLANMVKRGREALESNMDIIEDALLESNILHVDETSLRINGKLAWVHVACTSRYTYLASHASRGKKATDEIGILPQYKGTMMHDGFGTYPKYTHATHALCHAHHLRELKGFIEQGHTWAMRMTTFLLAAKQAVEAHHGALSEEEARRWERVYDRILERAQHRLETMTPLPKKALAFVRRLQKRKEEALRFLREVHVPFDNNQAERDLRMVKVKENISGTFRVETFAQSFCITRSIVSTLTKHEKNVWDSLCLLLTGDTLDRVLSTT; encoded by the coding sequence ATGTTGACGGTACAACAAGCTGTATTTACAGTTGAAAGCTTAATCAGCAAAGTCCAACAACAAAAGCAGCTCATTACTCACCAACAACAAGTCATTGAGCAACTGTTGAAAGAAAACAAACAGCTACGCAAAGAAAATGAACAACTGAAGTACCGTGTTCAAGAGCTGGAAGCACGCACGAAAAAAAACAGCTCCAATAGCCATTTGCCCCCATCTTCTGACCGTTTTGCCAACACACGTTCTTCTCGTCAACCATCTGGCAACAAGCCAGGCGGACAAGAAGGACATCAAGGAACGACGCTCCGTCAAGTGGAACATCCACATCATCGTGTCGTCCACCGTGTGCATACGTGTCAAGGATGTGGGGTTTCTTTGCGTGACGTCAAACCGTTCAAAGTCGATATCCGTCAAGTGTTTGATGTCCCTCCTGTGGCGATCGAGGTGACACAACATGAACGTGAAGTGAAATCGTGTCCGCATTGTCGATGCGTGCAACAAGCCGAATTCCCATCCCATGTCACGAATCATGTGCAATACGGTCCACGCCTTACTGCGCTCGTTGTTTATTTACATCATATCCAATTGATCCCGTACAAGCGTTTAAGTGATACAATCGAAGCGTTATATCAACACTCGATTAGTACAGGAACCCTTGCCAATATGGTGAAACGAGGACGCGAAGCGCTGGAATCAAATATGGACATCATCGAAGACGCCTTACTTGAATCCAACATCCTGCATGTCGATGAAACGAGTTTGCGCATCAATGGGAAACTCGCATGGGTGCATGTCGCGTGTACATCGAGATATACATACTTGGCTTCTCACGCTTCTCGTGGAAAGAAAGCAACGGATGAGATCGGGATTCTTCCACAATACAAAGGGACGATGATGCACGATGGGTTCGGTACGTATCCGAAATACACACATGCCACCCATGCCCTTTGTCATGCCCACCATTTGCGTGAGTTAAAAGGATTCATCGAACAAGGGCATACGTGGGCGATGCGCATGACCACGTTTCTGTTAGCCGCCAAGCAAGCCGTCGAAGCCCATCACGGTGCACTTTCCGAAGAAGAAGCGAGACGGTGGGAACGAGTGTATGATCGCATCCTAGAAAGAGCACAACATCGATTGGAAACGATGACACCTCTTCCGAAAAAAGCACTCGCTTTTGTTCGACGGCTTCAGAAACGAAAGGAAGAAGCGTTGCGTTTCTTACGTGAAGTACATGTTCCCTTTGACAACAACCAAGCCGAACGCGATCTTCGCATGGTTAAAGTCAAAGAGAACATTTCGGGTACGTTTCGCGTAGAAACATTCGCCCAGTCTTTTTGTATCACAAGAAGCATCGTTTCCACACTGACGAAACACGAAAAAAACGTGTGGGATTCGTTATGTCTTCTGTTGACGGGTGACACGCTTGATCGCGTTCTTTCTACCACTTAG
- a CDS encoding hemolysin XhlA family protein produces MEQRIQKLEADMVDVKTRLAVAESNIKDMREDISAIKNNTTWILRLIVGGIVGALLTFMFRGGMQ; encoded by the coding sequence ATGGAACAACGCATTCAAAAATTGGAGGCAGACATGGTGGATGTAAAAACACGCTTGGCGGTCGCAGAATCAAACATCAAAGATATGCGTGAAGATATTTCGGCAATCAAGAACAACACAACATGGATTTTACGGTTAATTGTAGGCGGGATTGTAGGAGCTTTATTAACTTTCATGTTTCGAGGAGGAATGCAATAA